One Azotosporobacter soli genomic region harbors:
- a CDS encoding TolC family protein, with product MKLHHRVGLSLLLLSAVLASTASAQDHLTLQECVDLALKNNPAMQIAEANWEKSTWGLKEAKGYNGLRLDYNFLYGRSDQPPSWYNNTTAQYPLSFNPLTGAAIQYPSWSNTYSFYDHKVTLTLPLYSGHKLESMSDAAKRGQIFFDLERTTTKQQLALDTTTSYYTALQSIHLRDVAKEGVDDFSAHLSDVKQQFDVGNVPFSDVLQTEVRLANARNNLIKTQNAVTMSRYKLNKTIGLELVNDVPLDAPISFEPYTATLADDLAAAFKNRPELEQAEQRIAIAKDKVKIANSDSLPAVNAVGTEEINDTSPGTSKHNTSWTAGINISFNVFDNGVSKAKNKEAIKDLAVAIGQKRQLEDAITLEVSNAHLNVNESSERITNNEVAVHQSQRDYLMAKERYNVGIGTNLDVMDAELAMLQAKTNYVMAIYDYKNSRAQLSKAIGSLYKEKAAK from the coding sequence ATGAAACTGCACCATAGAGTCGGCTTAAGTCTCTTACTTCTATCCGCCGTCCTCGCCTCGACCGCATCAGCGCAGGATCACCTGACGCTGCAAGAATGCGTCGACCTTGCGCTAAAAAACAATCCGGCGATGCAAATCGCCGAAGCCAATTGGGAAAAATCGACCTGGGGCCTGAAAGAAGCCAAAGGCTACAACGGCCTTCGTCTCGACTACAACTTCTTATATGGAAGAAGCGATCAGCCGCCATCCTGGTACAACAATACGACCGCACAGTACCCGCTTTCTTTTAATCCGCTGACAGGCGCAGCGATCCAATATCCTTCCTGGTCAAACACCTACTCCTTCTATGACCACAAGGTGACGCTAACCCTTCCGTTATATAGCGGCCATAAGCTGGAAAGCATGTCGGACGCCGCCAAACGCGGTCAAATCTTCTTCGATTTGGAACGAACCACGACCAAGCAACAGCTTGCTTTGGACACCACCACCTCTTACTATACGGCCTTACAATCCATCCACTTGCGTGATGTCGCAAAAGAAGGCGTTGACGATTTCAGCGCCCATCTTTCCGATGTGAAGCAACAGTTCGATGTCGGCAACGTCCCTTTTTCCGACGTACTGCAGACGGAAGTGCGTCTGGCCAATGCCCGCAACAACCTGATCAAGACACAGAATGCCGTCACCATGTCCCGCTACAAATTAAACAAGACCATCGGTCTCGAACTGGTTAACGATGTCCCGTTGGATGCTCCGATATCCTTCGAGCCGTATACGGCGACTCTGGCTGATGACCTGGCGGCGGCCTTCAAGAACCGCCCGGAACTGGAGCAGGCAGAGCAAAGGATTGCGATCGCCAAGGATAAGGTCAAAATCGCAAACAGCGACTCGCTTCCGGCTGTTAATGCGGTCGGCACAGAAGAAATTAACGACACTTCGCCGGGTACCAGCAAGCATAATACCAGCTGGACGGCGGGCATAAACATCTCTTTCAACGTTTTCGACAACGGAGTCTCCAAGGCAAAGAACAAGGAAGCCATCAAGGATCTTGCCGTCGCCATCGGCCAGAAGCGTCAATTAGAAGACGCCATTACCTTGGAAGTCAGCAATGCGCATTTGAACGTTAACGAATCGTCTGAACGCATTACCAATAACGAAGTAGCCGTCCACCAGTCACAACGCGACTATCTGATGGCAAAGGAACGTTATAATGTTGGCATCGGCACCAACTTGGACGTCATGGACGCCGAACTCGCCATGCTCCAGGCAAAAACAAACTACGTCATGGCCATTTATGACTATAAGAACAGCCGTGCGCAGCTCAGCAAAGCCATCGGTTCACTCTACAAAGAAAAGGCTGCGAAATAA
- a CDS encoding SLC13 family permease: MENILHMILAGVILTIVLIVFTLGKSPFFRVDRAGVAIIGAVAMIATGVLPGDKAAAAVDYKTVIILFSMMILVANLKLAGFFEFVGNNLLRLVSSKRSLLFAVVLVSGVLSAFVINDIVCLLFTPIVLLLCRKVDCNPVPNLLGVAMASNIGSAATLLGNPQNVLVGSLSGMPFMAYFLTAAPVAVVGLLCTFGVIAFYYRRELQGGWGSSPQIPANVHMYLIGKSLLILAVILILYLAGYDLAMVASLGAAVSLMTRRVEPNKVYASVDFNLLVIFIGLFIIIAGVEESGLVTYLFAQFSFSKVNDLGVFAVVTVALSNLVSNVPAVLLLRFLIPDTQVEMWWKALALFSTLAGNLTIAGSIANLIVVEMGKRNQVYVSAKDYFRIGFPLTLLVTSIGILWLTFVR, encoded by the coding sequence ATGGAAAATATTTTACACATGATCTTGGCGGGCGTGATCCTCACGATCGTTTTGATCGTCTTTACATTGGGTAAGAGTCCTTTTTTCAGAGTGGATCGTGCAGGTGTCGCGATCATTGGGGCGGTTGCGATGATTGCGACGGGCGTTTTGCCGGGTGACAAGGCCGCGGCTGCTGTGGATTATAAGACGGTGATCATCTTGTTCTCGATGATGATCCTCGTGGCGAACCTGAAATTGGCCGGGTTCTTTGAGTTTGTGGGAAACAATCTGCTGCGTCTGGTGTCGAGCAAAAGAAGTCTGCTTTTCGCCGTTGTCCTTGTGAGCGGCGTTCTTTCCGCTTTTGTGATTAACGATATTGTCTGTTTGCTCTTTACGCCGATCGTTTTGCTTCTTTGCCGCAAGGTCGATTGCAATCCGGTGCCGAATCTTCTGGGTGTTGCCATGGCGTCCAACATCGGCAGCGCGGCGACGCTGCTGGGAAATCCGCAGAACGTGCTGGTAGGCAGTTTGTCAGGGATGCCGTTCATGGCTTATTTTCTGACGGCAGCTCCGGTTGCGGTCGTTGGGCTTTTGTGTACATTCGGCGTGATTGCCTTTTATTATCGCAGGGAACTTCAGGGCGGCTGGGGAAGCAGTCCGCAGATCCCGGCCAATGTCCATATGTATCTGATTGGCAAGAGCTTGCTCATTTTAGCGGTCATCCTGATCCTGTACCTGGCGGGCTATGATCTGGCGATGGTGGCCAGCTTGGGGGCGGCCGTATCGTTGATGACCCGGCGGGTAGAGCCGAACAAGGTGTATGCGAGTGTGGACTTCAATCTGTTGGTCATTTTCATCGGGCTTTTTATTATTATTGCCGGAGTGGAGGAAAGCGGCCTAGTCACTTATCTTTTTGCGCAGTTCTCTTTTTCAAAAGTGAATGACCTTGGCGTTTTCGCAGTCGTGACGGTCGCCTTGTCCAACCTGGTAAGCAACGTCCCGGCGGTTCTGCTGCTTCGCTTTTTGATCCCGGACACCCAGGTTGAGATGTGGTGGAAGGCGTTGGCCTTATTTTCGACGCTTGCTGGCAATCTCACGATTGCCGGATCGATCGCCAACCTGATCGTGGTGGAGATGGGCAAGCGCAATCAGGTCTATGTCAGTGCAAAGGATTATTTTCGCATCGGATTCCCTCTTACGCTGCTTGTCACATCGATCGGAATCCTGTGGCTGACGTTTGTCAGATGA
- a CDS encoding DMT family transporter, with product MEYAMGAFLLGALTVMTKGVNFRAAQHLGSGGGAMANYIVATLLSGLLLSGDEDASALMTGFLEAPGWLYWGGVFGVVSFVINIASLRHMNLLLSTGCMLVGQLIGAALTDWLWYQAVVPGKLAGIALLAVGVLYDKWKCCND from the coding sequence ATGGAATACGCAATGGGTGCATTTCTTCTGGGGGCGCTTACTGTTATGACTAAAGGCGTGAATTTTCGGGCGGCTCAGCATTTAGGGAGCGGCGGAGGCGCTATGGCGAATTATATTGTTGCGACACTGCTGTCGGGATTGCTGTTGTCCGGTGACGAAGACGCGAGCGCGTTAATGACGGGATTTCTTGAAGCGCCGGGGTGGCTGTATTGGGGTGGTGTCTTCGGCGTGGTATCGTTTGTAATCAACATTGCATCGCTACGTCATATGAACCTGCTATTGTCGACGGGCTGTATGCTGGTCGGTCAGTTGATCGGGGCAGCACTGACCGATTGGTTGTGGTATCAGGCGGTGGTGCCGGGAAAGCTGGCGGGTATTGCATTGCTGGCAGTCGGCGTGCTGTATGACAAATGGAAGTGTTGTAATGATTGA
- a CDS encoding DMT family transporter: protein MEMRYGAVILAGVLLALMQSCNGMLSRYVGVIGTSFTVHWIGGVVLGGYLWLRSPAELRLRGLPWCWYSAGAMGLALVAMTSFCMVKLGPGLVICLSIGGQIAASTLCDAIGWSGGRRIPFRLRQLPGLALMGLGIWIVYQA, encoded by the coding sequence ATGGAGATGCGATATGGTGCGGTGATCTTGGCTGGAGTTTTGCTGGCGCTGATGCAAAGCTGCAATGGCATGCTTAGCCGTTATGTTGGTGTAATCGGTACAAGCTTTACGGTGCATTGGATTGGCGGCGTGGTGCTGGGCGGATACTTATGGTTGCGAAGCCCTGCTGAGCTGCGCTTGCGGGGGCTGCCATGGTGCTGGTATAGTGCAGGTGCAATGGGATTAGCGTTGGTTGCGATGACCAGTTTTTGCATGGTGAAACTGGGGCCTGGATTGGTAATTTGTTTATCGATCGGCGGACAGATTGCGGCATCGACATTGTGCGATGCGATTGGTTGGTCGGGAGGGAGGCGCATTCCCTTTCGTTTGCGGCAGCTGCCGGGACTTGCCCTGATGGGCCTTGGAATTTGGATTGTTTATCAAGCGTGA
- a CDS encoding cyclic nucleotide-binding domain-containing protein — protein MNTSHDQRNKWIERYRLADILPSSVLAALTLRRFSHGEFLLREGQPTTALYFLVAGSCKAVKDLGNGKESLLCFNRSFTLLGELELIAGIASDAKHSVEAVSEVLCIVLPTAATRESLLAHTPFLRFMTALLCHKLIRNNQNQSINLHYTVEQRLASYILCSQDQHCFRENHTRLAGYLGCSHRQLLRAIRHFCEQGWLAKDDVGYRICNPSALSASAGNDLYETQPFPYP, from the coding sequence ATGAACACTTCACACGACCAACGCAACAAATGGATTGAACGCTACCGCCTTGCCGATATTCTGCCGTCATCTGTACTCGCAGCATTGACGCTACGCCGTTTTTCCCACGGCGAATTTCTGCTGCGCGAAGGTCAGCCGACAACCGCATTGTATTTTCTCGTCGCCGGAAGTTGCAAAGCCGTTAAAGATCTTGGCAACGGAAAGGAAAGCCTGCTCTGCTTTAACCGCAGTTTCACATTGCTTGGCGAACTGGAGCTCATTGCCGGTATTGCCAGCGACGCCAAACACAGCGTCGAAGCAGTCAGCGAAGTATTGTGCATTGTGCTCCCGACGGCCGCAACACGCGAATCCCTGTTGGCGCACACGCCGTTTTTGCGTTTTATGACCGCCCTGCTCTGTCATAAATTAATCCGCAACAATCAAAACCAATCCATCAACCTGCATTACACCGTCGAGCAGCGCCTAGCCAGCTATATCCTCTGCAGCCAAGATCAACACTGTTTTCGTGAAAATCACACCCGGCTAGCCGGCTATCTCGGCTGCAGCCATCGCCAATTGCTCCGCGCCATTCGCCACTTTTGTGAACAAGGCTGGCTCGCCAAAGACGACGTCGGCTACCGCATCTGCAATCCGTCAGCGCTGTCCGCGTCAGCCGGAAACGACCTCTACGAGACGCAGCCCTTTCCCTATCCGTAA